The genomic interval GAGTATATAAGTAGGGGTGGTGATCACGTCGCTCATTAAGCACTACCATTGAATATCATCCTCGCGCCAACTGGGGCGCCGCTTGCGCCGCGTATTGCGGCGCTCATACAGAGAGTCCAATTTTGTGTGAAGTGCCTGAACCGGAGTGCGAAAGACCCAAAAAAGAGCCCCGGCAAAAAAAGTTTCCAGAAAAATTTGAAAGAATATACGGTATTCCATTGCCGGGCTGAGTGCTGAGACGGGAAGATTGGCAGCATTGATCAGATACACCTGCATCAAGCCTTGCAGTGCAACGCAGATCATTAACAAAACTGCCAGCTCATACTTTTGGCACCAGATCTGGCGCTGTCTGAAAGCTACCACCAGGTACGCCGTTGTCGCATATGTAAGCATGTGGAAGCCTGTAACTGTAGCTGCCATACTGTCCATAATCAGCCCAAGCAACAAGCCCAGCAGAATACTGTCCCACTCCCCCAGCAGGGCAATAAGACAAAAAAAGTAAATGTACGGTAAGCTGGGCATAGCAAAGTAGCTGGGGAGTAAGGATTGTGCCGCTAGCAGCAATAAAAAAATCAATATATAGAGAATATATCTCAAGGGGTTTCCTCCGGTAGTGCTGCTTCATCCAGCTTCACTGGATTCTCTATCAGTACCAGAACCTCCTCCAGGCGATTGACATCTACAAATGGTTTGATTTCTCCCTTGACAAACAAGTCCGTATCCGGACGAATGTCGCTGATCCTTCCCACCGGCATGCCTGAAGGGAAAACCTGATCAATGCCGCTGGTGAATACCAAGTCCCCCTCATTGCCCTTTCCCGAAGCAACAAGGTAACGAATGTTCATCGTATCACCATAGCCACCTATGGCCACCAGAGGCTCTCGATGTTCTGACGTCACAGCGCTGACAGCAAACTTCGGATCAAGAACCGTGAGGATCTGTGAGTATCCAAGAGAGGTCTCGACAATCCGGCCCACAATGCCATGCTGATTGATAACTGGCATATTCACCCGGATTCCTTTTTCACGACCCACATCAATGGTGATGGTGCGCTGCCATGATGAAGGGCTGCGCCCTACTACGCGGGCGTAAATATATTCATCTTCAGATTCCTGGGCATAGTGAAAAAAGCTTCGCAGTTCCCGTAACTCTCGCTGCATTTCATGATAGCGCATAAGTGCTACCTGCGATTCTTTTAGCTCCTGCCGCAAAAGGCGGTTATTTTCCTCCACTTCACGAAGAAGCACATAACGATCGATAGCCTCACTGGCGCTGCGCTGCGCCGAAGTTAAGGCACTCTGAACAGATCCAGTTATGGGCATCAGTAAAACATTGATGGGATTGGCGGGATGCAGGGCACCCGATACCTGCAGGGCAATGATACCTATCAGAAAAAGCGATATAAAAAAGAAGTACAAGCGTTTCTTTTTTGCAAAGATAAATTTCAACAAAGGGAACTCCAGCTATTTAGGAGGCTGATTGCCTTTTTTGCAAGTAAATGCATGGGAAGACACAGCCGTAAATTCATGAGAATCATTGCGCCAAAGAGAACTGCAAATATGAGCAACTCCATGGTAGCTAACTATTCAGCAGACACAGAGGATTTTCCTCATTTGTGGCGACGGCATCCAAATGGAAAGCCTTGCCGTAAGTAGTCAGCTCTGATTAAAAACTATAACACGACCAAAGAGCTCCACAAAGGCAAAGTACTGGGTTTTTACAAGAACCATATAGCGTTTCGTAACTGCTAAGCTCTATTTCGCTTACCAGACAACCAGTGCCAAACAACTGCATAGAAAAATATAAAGAGGAGCAGTGCGCTGAGAGCCCATAGAACAGCAATGGCACCAAAGATGTCAGGAGCTTTCATTAACGTAGTCATGAGTGATTCCTGATAGTAAAAAAACCAGGGGTTATCAGGGGGGAAAAACCACTCATGCAACTGGTAGAAAACCCGCACCGGTCCCAAAACCAAAACGGCTACTGTCAGCGCCCCACTCCCTCCCGCAATACCAAGCAAGACGTTTTTGGGGCGGGGTAAGTTACCACCGCAGTACCTAAGCCAGCATAGTCCACCCACTGTTACTACGAGCACGATCACCCCAGCGCGACGCAGCTTTTGCACTATGGTTGCCACATCCTCCAGGTGCCCCACCTCCTCTGGGCGCAGCAGGGTATTGAGGGGGGTTGCCTTTGAGTCCTGATACTCAATTGCTGCCATGTCAGTGCGGCCATGGATACCATGGACTATCAAGGCAAAAAGCCGCTGGTGCTCCAGGGAAGTTGTCTGTGCAAAATCTTCTCGATTGTAGTAGTTCTGGGGGGCGTACTCTTGGATATGGGCTTCAATTTCCAAGGTATGGTGCCAGAGAGGATAGAAGAAGTTGGTCCGGGCCAGGCCATTCCAGCTCAGTAGTAAAGCACTGCAGAGCAGACCTGCCAAGGCCATCACTCCTGCAATTTGCTGGAGTAGAGAGTGAGGCTTTTTCATAAAACAATCCTGATTTCCACGGGTTTTATTGGAGAGGTGTCGGAACAGTGGTATATATTGTCCACAATCGTTCAGCAATAGTTGACGGTAACTTGAAACGGGCTCACAACTACCTTGGGGTACTGCGTGCGAATTTACACATTTTGCTGGCAGCAGTGAATCTTAAGGTCGTTCACAGCAGCCCTGTATACTGTTTTTACTACTTACAATATACTCTATTTTGACAAG from Desulfurispira natronophila carries:
- the mreD gene encoding rod shape-determining protein MreD, with the translated sequence MRYILYILIFLLLLAAQSLLPSYFAMPSLPYIYFFCLIALLGEWDSILLGLLLGLIMDSMAATVTGFHMLTYATTAYLVVAFRQRQIWCQKYELAVLLMICVALQGLMQVYLINAANLPVSALSPAMEYRIFFQIFLETFFAGALFWVFRTPVQALHTKLDSLYERRNTRRKRRPSWREDDIQW
- the mreC gene encoding rod shape-determining protein MreC; its protein translation is MKFIFAKKKRLYFFFISLFLIGIIALQVSGALHPANPINVLLMPITGSVQSALTSAQRSASEAIDRYVLLREVEENNRLLRQELKESQVALMRYHEMQRELRELRSFFHYAQESEDEYIYARVVGRSPSSWQRTITIDVGREKGIRVNMPVINQHGIVGRIVETSLGYSQILTVLDPKFAVSAVTSEHREPLVAIGGYGDTMNIRYLVASGKGNEGDLVFTSGIDQVFPSGMPVGRISDIRPDTDLFVKGEIKPFVDVNRLEEVLVLIENPVKLDEAALPEETP
- a CDS encoding DUF1461 domain-containing protein, translated to MKKPHSLLQQIAGVMALAGLLCSALLLSWNGLARTNFFYPLWHHTLEIEAHIQEYAPQNYYNREDFAQTTSLEHQRLFALIVHGIHGRTDMAAIEYQDSKATPLNTLLRPEEVGHLEDVATIVQKLRRAGVIVLVVTVGGLCWLRYCGGNLPRPKNVLLGIAGGSGALTVAVLVLGPVRVFYQLHEWFFPPDNPWFFYYQESLMTTLMKAPDIFGAIAVLWALSALLLFIFFYAVVWHWLSGKRNRA